The Mauremys reevesii isolate NIE-2019 linkage group 1, ASM1616193v1, whole genome shotgun sequence genome has a segment encoding these proteins:
- the SLITRK6 gene encoding SLIT and NTRK-like protein 6, translating to MKLWIFMLCSVVVASDLLQSQPSLSSVRGSCENLCSCEEKDDILIINCEERGIKMVSQINVPPSQPFHLNLLNNGLTMLHMNDFAGLINAISLHVGFNNIADIEPGAFNGLSLLKQLHINHNSLEILKEDTFQGLENLEFLQADNNFITVIEASAFSKLNRLKVLILNDNAIEFLPPNIFRFVPLTHLDLRGNQLQTLPYVGFLEHIGRILDLQLEDNKWACNCDLLQLKIWLENMPPQSIIGDVVCNSPPVIKGSILRRLKKELLCPTHPINELEDPSGSLPLVVTTSISDSHLPAKVIPVLKAPTKEPGLVLHATKPATQLPGIYCPVPCHCTSHILSGVLIHCQERNIESLSDLGPPPPNPRKLILAGNIIQTLLKSDLLDYASLEMLHLGNNRIEILEEGSFMNLTRLQKLYLNGNHLTKLSQSLFLGLQHLEYLYLEYNAIKEVLPGTFNMMPKLKVLYLNNNLLQTLPPHVFSGVPLARLNLKTNQFTHLPVSTVLDELDLLVQIELEDNPWDCTCDSVGLQQWIQKLSKNIMMGDIFCKSPGHLAKKELKSLNSEVLCPGLINSPALPTHASFIVVTTSSTTTNTVDTILRSLTDAVPLSVLILGLLIVFITIVFCAAGIVVLVLHRRRRHKKKQADEHMRDSSPVHLQYSMYGHKTTHHTTERPAPTLYEQRMISPMVQVYRSPSFSPKQTEQQEEGNEKDVNDSKHLRRSLLERENNSPLTGSNVKYKCTDQSAEFLTFQDASSLYRNILEKERELQQLGITEYLRKNIVQLQPDMEVHYPGTHEELKLMETLMYSRPRKVLLEQTKNEYFELKANLHAEPDYLEVLEQQT from the coding sequence ATGAAGCTCTGGATTTTTATGTTATGTTCAGTTGTGGTTGCCTCGGATTTACTACAATCTCAGCCTTCTTTGTCTTCAGTGAGAGGATCTTGTGAGAATCTGTGTTCTTGCGAAGAGAAGGATGATATCTTGATTATAAACTGTGAAGAAAGAGGTATCAAAATGGTATCACAAATAAATGTCCCACCATCACAGCCTTTCCATCTTAACCTGCTGAACAATGGCTTGACCATGTTACATATGAATGATTTTGCTGGCCTCATCAATGCTATCTCACTACATGTTGGATTTAATAATATTGCAGATATTGAGCCTGGAGCTTTTAATGGTCTCAGTCTTCTTAAGCAACTTCATATCAATCACAATTCATTAGAAATACTTAAAGAGGATACTTTTCAGGGACTGGAAAATCTGGAGTTTCTTCAAGCAGACAACAATTTCATCACCGTGATTGAAGCAAGTGCCTTTAGCAAACTCAACAGACTTAAAGTGCTTATTTTAAATGACAATGCCATTGAGTTTCTCCCTCCTAACATATTTCGCTTTGTGCCGTTGACCCACTTAGATCTTCGTGGAAACCAGTTACAGACACTGCCATATGTTGGCTTTTTAGAGCATATTGGCCGAATACTGGACCTTCAGCTGGAAGACAACAAATGGGCCTGTAATTGTGACTTACTGCAGCTGAAGATATGGCTTGAAAACATGCCTCCCCAGTCTATAATAGGTGATGTTGTGTGCAACAGCCCTCCAGTTATCAAAGGCAGCATCCtaagaagattaaaaaaagaattgctCTGTCCCACTCACCCTATAAATGAACTTGAAGATCCTTCAGGGTCCTTGCCCTTGGTAGTAACCACCTCTATAAGTGATAGTCACCTACCAGCTAAGGTGATCCCTGTCCTGAAAGCTCCTACCAAGGAACCAGGTTTAGTGCTTCATGCCACAAAGCCAGCTACTCAGCTTCCAGGAATATACTGTCCTGTACCCTGTCACTGCACCAGCCATATCCTGTCAGGGGTTCTAATTCACTGCCAGGAGCGAAATATCGAAAGCTTGTCTGATTTAGGTCCCCCTCCTCCAAACCCTAGAAAGCTTATTCTAGCTGGAAACATTATTCAAACATTGCTGAAATCAGATCTGCTGGACTATGCTAGCCTGGAAATGCTTCACTTGGGAAACAATCGTATTGAAATCCTTGAAGAAGGATCATTTATGAATCTAACGAGATTGCAGAAGCTATATCTAAATGGCAATCATCTTACAAAGTTAAGTCAGAGTCTCTTCCTTGGTCTTCAGCACCTTGAGTATTTGTATCTTGAATACAATGCCATCAAGGAAGTTTTGCCAGGGACATTTAACATGATGCCAAAACTTAAGGTGTTATATTTAAACAATAACCTTCTTCAAACTTTACCACCCCATGTTTTTTCAGGGGTGCCACTAGCCAGGCTAAACCTCAAAACAAACCAGTTTACCCATTTGCCTGTGAGTACTGTCTTGGATGAACTGGATTTGTTGGTACAAATTGAACTTGAGGACAACCCTTGGGACTGTACTTGTGATTCAGttgggctgcagcagtggatacaaaAGTTGAGTAAGAACATCATGATGGGTGACATTTTCTGTAAATCCCCAGGGCACCTAGCAAAAAAAGAATTGAAATCTCTGAACAGTGAAGTCTTATGCCCAGGACTAATAAatagcccagccctgccaacccatgCTAGCTTTATAGTTGTGACAACTTCTTCTACAACAACCAATACTGTGGACACTATTCTTCGATCACTTACAGATGCTGTCCCACTTTCTGTTTTAATCCTAGGGCTCCTAATTGTGTTTATTACGATTGTATTTTGTGCAGCAGGAATAGTTGTCCTTGTTCTGCATCGGCGGAGAAGACACAAAAAGAAACAGGCAGATGAACACATGAGGGACAGTAGCCCAGTTCATCTCCAGTACAGCATGTATGGTCACAAAACAACACACCACACAACTGAGCGTCCTGCACCAACCCTGTATGAGCAACGCATGATCAGCCCCATGGTTCAAGTTTATCGAAGTCCATCCTTCAGCCCCAAACAGACAGAACAAcaggaggagggaaatgaaaaggATGTGAATGACTCCAAACATCTCCGCAGAAGTCTTCTGGAAAGAGAGAACAATTCTCCTCTCACAGGTTCAAATGTCAAATACAAATGTACAGACCAATCAGCTGAATTTCTGACCTTTCAGGATGCCAGCTCCTTATACAGAAACATTCTTGAGAAAGAACGAGAACTCCAGCAGCTAGGGATCACTGAGTATCTAAGGAAAAATATTGTCCAGCTCCAGCCTGACATGGAAGTACATTATCCTGGAACACATGAGGAGCTAAAGTTAATGGAGACACTAATGTACTCCAGACCAAGAAAGGTTTTGCTTGAGCAgactaaaaatgaatattttgagCTCAAAGCTAACTTACATGCTGAGCCTGACTACCTGGAAGTCCTGGAACAGCAAACATAA